The Dethiosulfovibrio peptidovorans DSM 11002 genome has a window encoding:
- the cas4 gene encoding CRISPR-associated protein Cas4 translates to MAVPCFSEPPRIGGTLVWYFSICHREVWFMSHGIEPDREDDFLVMGRLIDENSYRRDRHSVSFGDNRFDIVKVEDGTLVVGEVKKSSRSIDAARLQLAHYLYDLWKDGIIAKGQLLFPKEKRRKEVELTEETRHRLDGVYEEIREIACMAAPPKAVKNRFCSVCAYSDLCWS, encoded by the coding sequence ATGGCGGTGCCCTGTTTCTCTGAGCCTCCTAGGATAGGTGGAACCCTTGTGTGGTATTTTTCCATCTGCCACAGGGAGGTATGGTTTATGTCTCATGGGATAGAGCCGGATAGAGAGGACGACTTTTTGGTCATGGGCAGGCTGATCGACGAAAACTCCTATCGCAGAGACAGACACTCCGTCTCCTTCGGTGATAATCGGTTCGACATCGTAAAGGTTGAGGACGGAACCCTGGTCGTCGGTGAGGTCAAAAAGAGCAGTCGATCTATAGACGCCGCTAGGCTTCAATTGGCCCACTACCTTTACGATCTCTGGAAGGACGGAATAATAGCCAAAGGACAGTTGCTCTTTCCTAAGGAGAAAAGGCGAAAGGAAGTGGAGTTGACCGAGGAAACCAGGCATAGGCTGGACGGAGTGTACGAGGAGATACGGGAAATCGCCTGTATGGCAGCCCCGCCGAAAGCGGTAAAAAACCGTTTTTGCTCCGTCTGCGCTTATAGTGACCTTTGCTGGAGCTGA
- the cas1b gene encoding type I-B CRISPR-associated endonuclease Cas1b, protein MGKTIYIFSAGELKRKENTVVFEGEDGRKFLPVETTDELMIFGEVSLNKRFLEFCTVSHVPLHFFNHHGYYQGSYSPREFLNSGATILAQAACYLDHEKRVDIARRIVCGAMENMAVVLNYYRRRGNESLVSMLSNIESYKGKLDKSDSVAEIMGLEGNGREAYYSAFDHITGGGPFAFDVRSRRPPQNRMNALISFLNSMCYVTALSQIYRTHLDPRIGFLHETNFRRFSLNLDVAEIFKPILVDRIIFSLINKKVIQAKHFEDGPSGGIYLQESGRKIVVSAWEERLQQTIDHPRLKRKVSYRGLMRMEVHKLEKHILGDQTYEPHISGW, encoded by the coding sequence ATGGGAAAGACAATATATATTTTCTCCGCCGGAGAGCTTAAGCGTAAAGAGAATACGGTGGTTTTCGAGGGAGAGGACGGCAGAAAGTTTCTCCCCGTCGAGACCACCGACGAGCTGATGATCTTTGGAGAGGTGTCTTTAAACAAGCGATTTCTGGAATTTTGTACCGTCAGCCATGTGCCATTACACTTCTTCAACCATCACGGATATTACCAGGGCAGTTACTCCCCGAGAGAGTTTTTGAACTCTGGAGCAACTATACTTGCTCAGGCAGCCTGCTACCTGGATCATGAAAAAAGAGTTGACATAGCCCGTAGAATTGTCTGTGGGGCTATGGAGAACATGGCAGTTGTGCTGAATTACTACCGTCGGAGGGGTAATGAATCCCTTGTATCCATGCTTTCCAATATCGAATCCTACAAGGGCAAGCTGGATAAAAGCGATTCCGTAGCGGAGATTATGGGCCTTGAGGGAAACGGTCGAGAGGCATATTACAGTGCCTTCGACCACATCACCGGAGGGGGTCCCTTCGCCTTCGACGTAAGATCTCGTCGTCCTCCTCAGAACAGGATGAATGCCTTGATCAGCTTTCTAAACTCTATGTGCTACGTCACGGCCCTGTCCCAGATATACCGAACCCACCTGGATCCTCGGATAGGATTCCTACACGAGACCAACTTTCGCCGATTCAGCCTAAACCTGGACGTAGCGGAGATATTCAAGCCAATCCTTGTCGATAGGATTATATTTTCCCTGATAAACAAGAAGGTCATCCAGGCCAAGCACTTCGAAGACGGCCCCTCCGGTGGGATCTACCTTCAGGAGTCAGGGCGGAAGATAGTGGTATCGGCCTGGGAGGAGCGGTTGCAACAGACTATCGACCATCCAAGGCTCAAGAGAAAGGTAAGCTATCGGGGTCTTATGAGGATGGAGGTCCACAAGCTGGAGAAGCACATACTGGGGGATCAAACCTATGAGCCTCACATCTCTGGGTGGTGA
- a CDS encoding CRISPR-associated helicase/endonuclease Cas3, producing MCLSAGRTWSPGSLPGDLFSHPDRSLTDHLEGTTSMALELARRFRIPIEISLLEGAAMTHDLEKANPLFQSYLLGRSRTGVNHACPSSCFSLHLTGSLWATEAVRRHHTHMVNAKDSKQFWIAREDSLSEIQGHMSSVIPSWRRWMSQEDWEDFIDTLWEPRVSEGDWLTLRSLLSLLVTADRMDAIGVRSLLEEPFPAFLPIDFSVRKPTSVDYWRSEVHDECLQSSRGITSPGLYTLTLPTGAGKTVTGLEIAYEIASRNGYKSIIYALPFISIIEQNSSVAKELFGIESVQEDHSQMISGKEVPDDDDVYSPWDKMSVLFRYWRSPVILTTMVQLWNSIYDPRANSSMDFHRLSRSVVIMDEPQGIPPKFWSGMGKTLDFLSEKLGTYFILMTATQPQIGEGIEISPKRYHFPNVRHRYKVLKDKFPLDDLPDLLFESLPVARGSGLVVLNTRKSAIRTYNLLKERLEGDVYFLSAWMTPIHRRKVLKRIKQAQLSGEPYYLISTQVVEAGVDLDFDWVFRDMGPLDSVVQVAGRCNRHGDPSRMGKVLVAEIIAENKVPYCSYVYDDVLLERSRRILRDRGNFDERDIPQIVQTYYGEIMDGISFSPVWEKLQKGLWGPEEKEELIPRDFKGFRVFVELDQDIRYILLRLRDDKWTLESLDEKKRLAKITQQYAIEVPIEELKQWRGELARFLTEDDIPPLGPFLGDDSWFLTSAAVGDIYDDQVGFVPVSLWGGGDGGALFL from the coding sequence ATGTGTCTCTCTGCGGGGAGGACCTGGTCGCCTGGTTCCCTGCCTGGTGATCTTTTCAGCCATCCTGATCGGTCTCTTACAGACCATTTGGAGGGCACGACCTCAATGGCCCTTGAGCTGGCCCGGAGGTTTCGTATCCCTATAGAGATTTCTCTCCTTGAAGGTGCGGCAATGACCCACGATCTGGAGAAAGCTAACCCACTTTTTCAGAGCTATCTTTTGGGCAGAAGCAGGACAGGCGTTAACCACGCCTGTCCCTCCTCCTGTTTCTCCTTGCACCTTACTGGATCTCTTTGGGCAACCGAGGCTGTCCGAAGACACCACACTCATATGGTGAACGCAAAAGACTCAAAGCAATTTTGGATCGCCAGGGAGGACTCTCTCTCCGAAATTCAGGGTCATATGAGCTCGGTGATTCCCTCCTGGAGGAGATGGATGTCTCAGGAGGATTGGGAGGATTTTATCGATACTCTGTGGGAGCCCCGGGTCTCGGAAGGGGATTGGCTGACCCTGCGTAGTCTACTCTCTCTTCTCGTCACCGCCGATCGAATGGACGCCATAGGGGTCAGGTCCCTGTTGGAAGAGCCTTTTCCGGCCTTTTTGCCTATCGATTTTTCCGTAAGAAAACCCACCTCGGTGGATTATTGGCGGTCGGAGGTCCACGATGAATGCCTCCAAAGTTCCCGAGGGATAACCTCCCCAGGGCTCTACACCCTGACCCTTCCGACAGGAGCTGGAAAGACAGTCACAGGTCTGGAGATCGCCTATGAGATAGCTTCCAGGAACGGATATAAGAGCATAATCTACGCTCTGCCGTTCATCAGTATCATAGAGCAGAATTCATCGGTGGCTAAAGAGCTTTTCGGCATCGAATCTGTTCAGGAGGATCACAGCCAGATGATCTCAGGCAAGGAGGTGCCGGATGACGACGATGTGTACTCTCCCTGGGATAAGATGTCTGTTCTCTTCAGGTATTGGAGATCTCCGGTGATTCTGACCACCATGGTTCAGCTATGGAACTCTATATACGATCCGAGAGCTAACTCCTCGATGGACTTCCACAGATTAAGCCGGTCGGTGGTGATAATGGACGAACCTCAGGGAATCCCCCCTAAGTTTTGGTCCGGTATGGGAAAGACTCTGGATTTTCTCAGCGAAAAGCTGGGGACCTATTTTATCCTGATGACCGCCACCCAGCCTCAGATAGGAGAGGGCATAGAGATATCTCCTAAGAGGTATCACTTCCCTAACGTAAGACATCGTTATAAGGTCTTAAAAGATAAGTTTCCCCTTGACGATTTACCGGATCTGCTTTTTGAAAGTCTACCTGTCGCCAGGGGGTCGGGGCTTGTCGTTTTGAACACCAGAAAATCGGCCATAAGGACTTATAACCTGTTGAAAGAACGGCTGGAAGGGGATGTCTACTTCCTCTCGGCATGGATGACCCCTATTCACAGAAGAAAGGTTCTCAAGAGAATAAAGCAAGCCCAGCTATCTGGGGAACCCTATTATCTGATCTCCACCCAGGTCGTCGAGGCCGGTGTCGATCTCGATTTCGACTGGGTATTTCGGGATATGGGACCTTTGGACAGCGTCGTCCAGGTTGCAGGGCGATGCAACAGGCACGGTGATCCCAGCAGAATGGGCAAGGTGCTTGTGGCGGAGATTATCGCTGAAAACAAGGTTCCCTACTGTTCCTATGTCTACGATGATGTGCTTCTTGAGAGGTCCAGGAGAATTCTCAGAGATAGGGGGAATTTCGACGAAAGGGACATACCTCAGATAGTGCAGACCTACTACGGGGAGATTATGGACGGAATAAGTTTTTCTCCTGTATGGGAAAAACTTCAAAAAGGCTTGTGGGGACCGGAGGAGAAAGAAGAGCTTATCCCAAGAGACTTTAAGGGGTTTAGGGTATTTGTCGAGCTGGATCAAGATATTCGCTACATCCTGTTACGCCTTCGGGACGATAAATGGACCCTTGAGTCCCTCGATGAGAAAAAGCGACTGGCTAAGATCACCCAACAGTATGCCATAGAGGTCCCCATCGAGGAATTAAAACAGTGGCGGGGGGAATTGGCCCGCTTTTTGACGGAAGACGACATCCCTCCTCTGGGGCCGTTCTTGGGAGACGATAGTTGGTTTCTGACCAGTGCCGCTGTGGGAGATATCTACGATGACCAGGTGGGGTTCGTGCCGGTCTCACTTTGGGGAGGAGGTGATGGCGGTGCCCTGTTTCTCTGA
- the cas2 gene encoding CRISPR-associated endonuclease Cas2, producing MFVIMIYDVGERRVAKMLKIGRKYLNWVQNSVLEGELSEGLLAKLKAEVKQKIDHESDSVIFYTWRSERYTAREVIGIERNEINIIV from the coding sequence GTGTTTGTTATAATGATATACGACGTAGGAGAGAGACGAGTCGCTAAGATGTTGAAAATAGGGCGAAAGTACCTCAACTGGGTTCAAAACTCCGTCCTTGAGGGCGAGCTTTCCGAGGGGCTTCTTGCGAAACTCAAGGCGGAGGTTAAGCAAAAAATAGACCATGAATCGGATAGCGTTATATTCTACACCTGGAGAAGTGAGAGATATACAGCTAGAGAAGTCATTGGAATAGAGAGAAATGAAATAAACATTATTGTATAG